The following DNA comes from Tunturibacter psychrotolerans.
CGGCACTCGGTCCCTTTGCAAATCTCGCCTACATTGGGTCTATCATGCCTCTAGACATGGCAGAGACGATCACATTTGATCCGAGAGATTCATCAGTGAACCCTACAGGACGTGTCCCAAATGCTTGCATGAAACGTTCGGGATCTTGTCGATCAGCGGGTCACGGTACCTATGTTCTCAATCGAATCTTGCGACAGCCGCTAAAACGGAGCTGGTTCTTCGAAGAGCGAAATGGAAACTGCCGACTGATGGCTGACCTGGCAAGTCACCTTGCAGAGACAACTTCTACGTGGGCCCGCTTGGCAGCCCCGCTCGCCGAGTGGACTGCGAAGGAGATTGCCTCAACTACGAAAACTCGTAGAGCAATCCCAGCAACTCGTCTAACGCAAAACCACAAGCGCGAAACGAGAGGCGGAGACGCGTTCGTTGTGTCCAAGAAGTTGGTGACCCTGCAGAACGTCTGTAGTGACTGCGGCTGTCCAATCGTGAATGCAAATGAGAAATGTAGAAACTGTGCCATAGAAGAGTCTGCTCAGCGGCTGACAAAGATCGCGACGGAAGGTCGGGCCGTCTCCCATACTTCAAACGCGGAAGCGAAGCGGTCCAAGACACAGATTGTCAATCAAGCAAACATCCGGAAGTGGTCGCCTTCAGATCAGCCATCCTGGCTAACAGCTGAGTTCTACGCGGAAAAGATTCAGCCGTTAATGTCGTCTTTGTCTTCCCGTCTGATTACGAGCCATCTTTCGGTTTCGCGAGGTTATGCAGGCAACATTAGAAAAGGCCGAGTTCCCCACCCGAGGCACTGGAGGGCGTTGGCAGAGCTTGCAGGTTTAGAGGCTTAATTAATGTTTCTGTGATAGCTCATCGATCTTCACCTGAAGATACCGATCACGGGGATAATGGCTTAATAGATGCTTGTAGGAATTGCGAGCATTGTCCCAATCGCGTTGGGCTTCGTACGTTTTTGCCAGGTTCTGAGTTGTTGTAGCCCATTGAATCGGGAATGATGATTCGGTGTAAACCTGCAATGAACCGAGAAAGGCGTCCATCGCTTTTTGCAGATTTTGAGAAGCCAAAGCGCCTTCACTACGTCCCGCGAGGTCGAGGAACGCGACGCCCAAGGTGTTCTCAGTCCCAGCCCATTGCTGAGGCAATTGCTCGTGGGTATAAACCTGAAGGGCGCTGTTGTAGGCTTCAATAGCCTGCAGCAGATACGGCGAGGCCAGAGTCTCTTCGCCACGGTCTGCCAAATCGTTAAGCACAGTGCCGAGGTTGTGCTGGGTCAATGCCCAGTCTTGAGGGAATCGCTCCCGCGTCCTTACCTGCAGAGTACTGCGGAGATCTTCGATCGCCTCCTGCAGAAGTTGGCCGGCCTGAGTTCCTGTGCTACGTATCGCAAGACCCCTCAGCGCACCGGCGAGGTTATTCAGGGTCAGAGCCCAGTCTATGGGAAGTTGCTCGCGGGTGTACACCTGTAGGGTGCTTTGATAGGCTTCAATCGCCTGATGCAAATACAGGGAAGCCTGCACCCCTTGACTATGGTCTGCAAGATCAAAGAGCGCGGATGCGAGATTGGACAGAGTCCTCGCCCAATCCCGAGGCAGGTCTTCGCGTGTTCTCACCCCGAGTGCACTCGTGTGTGCCTCTATCGCCGACCGGTGATATTCAGACGCCGAGGCCCCCTCACTCAGATCTGCTAGATCGATGAGCGCGTTGCCTAAGCTTGTCTGGGTCCCGGCCCAATTTTGAGGTAGGTGCTCGCGGGTATAAACCTGTAGTGCATTGCTGTAAGCGTCGATCGCTTGGCGCAGGTATCGGGAGGCCTGAGCCCCCCTTCGCTACGTTCGGCCAGATTGAAAAGCGCAAGCCCAAAGTTGTTCTGCGTCGCCGCCCAGTCTTCTGGAACCTGCTCCCGTGTGTACACGGTCAGCGCGGCTTGATAAGCCTTACGAGCTGATTCTTCGTGCTGCGATATTGCCACCCCTTCAGATCGCGAGACTAATGCCGCTTCAGCATTGCCAAGCCGAATCTGAATGCCAGCCCACTCTATTCCATTCTGCACCTGTGAGGTATGGGCGAGTGCTTTCCCGTACGCTGTAGATGATTTACTAAAGTCTTGTGCGCTGTAAGCAGAGTCGCCAGCTAGTAAGTAATCGCGAATGATAAGGTCAATACTTTCCTGTTGTTGTTGCTGCAGTGACACTAAACGGTTTTCTTCGTCGGCAGCTGCTTCCATCGCCTTATCGTGCGCTTCGTTGAAGTTTTTCTTGGCGAACGCGGCAAGACTCAGATCGTAATTGTCGGACTTCTTTGATTCCACTTCGGAGGCCCAACGGTTTACCTCTGATTTCACCTGGTCTACGCCAAAGCCGTATTGAACCGCCCAATCCTTCAGGTAGCGGCTCAGATCTGGCGGCTCTTTGACATTCGGTAGTGAAGTCGCACGGCTCGATTCTTTTGCCGTGCGTTCGACGAATGCCCGGACCTGCACATCCGATAGGAACTTTAGAGAGCCTTTTGGTAATAGCTGGATTTCTTTTCTGTGGACTAAATCCATCGGGACCGTTAGCTTCCCTCCCGGAGGTTCGTAGATAGCAAATCCAGGGATCGTAGCTGAGATCGTTACCTCGACTCCAGGCTTGAGAGCGTCCGAGAGAAACAAATGGAACAGTCCGCCGTCCCTCGTTACATCATGACTACCATCTTCGTCGAGACTAACGGCCACATTGTCAGCGGGGGTTCGCGACTGATCATCACCTTTCACAAGCTTGCCAAGGAGTTCTCTTTGGGCTTGGGCGTGTGCAGAGACGAGACAGCTTGCTAAAAGGAGGCTAACGAGCCGCATTGCCGACACCCTTGGAGGATAACCATCACTCCAGTATCACCTAGCATTGGACGAAGGTGTTCGAATCTTCTATCGCCGTTGATCACCCGTACTTCGGCATCATTATGTGAACATCTAGCGCTTTTCAGATAGCTCCTTAATCTTTGTCTGCAGGGGCTGATTGGTTGGATTGTGACTCAAAAGCTGTTCATAACATTTTTGAGCATTATTCCAATCCTTCTCGACTTCGTAGGTCTTCGCCAAATTTCGGGTTGCTAAGTTCCATCGGAATGGGAATGTTGGTTCTGTGTAAACCTGTAAGGCGCTGTGGTAGGCATCGGTCGCCTGCTGTAGATATTGGGAGGCCTGAGCCCCTTCACTGCGTCCCGCGACATCGAGGAGAGCGTCGCCAAGGCTGTTTTGGGTCTTCGCCCAGTCCTGGGGCAACTGCTCGCGGGTGTAAACCTGAAGGGCGCTCCTGAGGGCTCCGATCGCCTGCTGTAGATATTGGGAAGCCTGAGCCTCTTCACTGCGTCCCGCTAGATTGCGAAGCGCGATGCCAAGGTTGTGCTGGGTCTCTGCCCAATCCTGAGGCAGTTGCTGGCGGGTACTCACCTGCAGGGCACTGCTGAAGGCTTCGATAGCCTGTTGCAGATATCGGGAGGCCTGAGCTCCTTCACTGCGTTCTGCTAGAGTGCGAAGCGCGTTGCCAAGGTTGTTCTGGGTTGCTGCCCAGTCCTGGGGCAACTGCTCGCGGGTGTAAACCTGAAGGGCGCTGCTGAAGTCTTCGATCGCCTGCTGTAGATATTGAGAGGCCTGAGCTCCTTCACTGCGTTCTGCTAGAGTGCGAAGCGCGTTGCCAAGGTTGTTCTGGGTTGCTGCCCAGTTCTGGGGCAGCCGTTCGCGGGTTCTTACCTGAAGGGCGCTGCTGAAGTCTTCGATCGCCTGCTGTAGATATTGGGAGGCCTGAGCCCCTTCACTGTGGTCCGCTAGATCGAGGAGCGCGTTGCCAAGGTTGTTCTGGGTTGTGGCCCAGCTCTGGGGCAACTGCACGCGCGTTCTCACCTGTAAGGCACTCTGGTAAGCTTCGATTGCCTGCTGTAGATATTGGGAGGCCTGAGCCCCTTCACTGCGTCCCGCTAGATTGCGAAGCGCGATGCCAAGGTTGTTCTGGGTTGCTGCCCAGTTCTGGGGTAGCAGTTCGCGGGTTCTCACCTCTAGCGCGCTGCGGTAAGCTTCGATCGCCAGCTGTAGATATTGAGAGGCCTGAGTTCCTTCACTGCGTCCCGCTAGATTGCGAAGCGCGTTTCCGAGGTTGTTCTGGGTCATCGCCCAGTCCTGGGGCAGCTGCTCGCGGGTATAAACTTGTAGGGCGCTCCGAAAGGCTTCGATCGCCTGCTGCAAATATTGGGAGGCCTGGGCGCCTTCACTTCGTTCCGCTAGATTGCGAAGCGCGTTTCCAAGGTTGTTTTGGGTCATCGCCCAGTTTTGAGGCAACCGCTCCTGGGTGTAAGCCTGTAGGGCGCCATGGTAAGCTTCGATCGCCTGTTGCAGATATTGCGAGGATTGAGCCCCTTCACAGCGTTCCGCTAGATCGATGAGCGCGATGCCAAGGTTGTTCTGGGTCCGCGCCCAATCCTGAGGTAGCTGGTCGCGGGTGTAAACGGTCTCTGCTGCTAGATAAGCCTTTCGGGCTGATTCTTCATGCCCGGAGATTGCTGTACCCTCGGAACGCGAGATCAAAGCTTCCTCTGCGTTGCCAACCCGCAACTGGATGTCGGCCCACTGCGTTCCGTTTCGGTCCTGGGAGGTATGCGCAAGTGCCTCCTGGTATGCTGCCGAGGCGTTGCTGAAGTCCATTGCGCCGTAAGCTGCGTCACCCGCTAGTCGATAATCGCGAACGATGCGATCAATGCTATCCCGCTGTTGCTTCTGGAGTGACGCCACGTGACCTTCTTCATCGGCAGCAGCTTCCATTGCCTTATTGTGAGCCTCGTTAAAGTTATTCTTCGAGAAGGCAGCCAAGCCAAGATCATATGGACTGGATTGTTTCGATTCCACTTCGGAGGCCCAACGGTTCAATTCGGATTGCACCTGCTCGATGCTGAAGCCGTATTGAATAGCCCATTCTCTTAAATAGCGGCTTAGCTCAAGCTGCTCTTTGGCATTGGATTGGTTTGCTACCCGGCTTGATTCTGTTGCTGTGCGCTCGACGAGTGCTCGTAACTGAGCGTCATAGAGAAACTTTGGAGATCCTTTCGGCAATAGCTGGATTTCTTTTCTGTGGACCAAATCCATCGGAACTATTAGCTTCCCTCCCGGTGGCTCATAGACAGCAAACCCGGGGATCGTAACCGTGATCGTTATCTCGACCCCAGTTTTGAGAGCGGCTGAAAGAAAGAGGTGAAAGAGTCCGCCTCCCTTGGTTACATCACGACTCTCATCTTCGTCGAGGCTGACACTGACATTGTCTACCGGAGTCCGCGACGGATCATCACCTTTCACAAGCTTGCCAAGGAGTTCCCTTTGGACTTGGGCGTGTGCAGAACAGACGAGACAGCTTGCTAAAAGAAGGCTAACGAGGCGCATTGTTGACCACCTTCAGGGAGAAGGTTACCCCGGAATCGCCCAAGGTCGGGCTCAGGCGTATCGTTTGATACGCATGTTTTTCCGCGGTTAGATCTGCACTCTTCTCTCGGTCGGCGGTCACCTGGAATTCGAATCTACCATCGCTCTTTGTCGTAAACTCTTTTTTGTACTCCGGCAGTATTACGTGGACCTCGGGCAATGGTTTCCCATGTATGTCCAATACCGTGCCCGCCAGCGTGAAATGCTTGATCTTCTTTTTGACGATTAGATCTACGTCGCTGCCGGCAATCGTTACGGTAGGAGTGGAAGCCTCATAATCCTCTGATTCGACCCATCCAGGTACTTGTTGTCCGCGAAACTCAGCGGGAATTCGAGGAAAGACCGCCTGACCATTTTCTTCGATCCCTTCCGGATTAATCTCCGCTCCAAGCTTTAGAAAGACCTTACCGGTATTTCGCAGAACTATATCCTGCGGACCACCTTCACCGCGGACATAAACAGTGAGCGGGAAGAATGTCGGCTTCGGAATAAAGTAATATCCACCGATCACTACTAGTGCGGCCCCGACGATTGAGCCGCTGAGCCTGAGGGTTCCACCCCAGGCTTCACCAACCCAGTCCGCCGACGATTGGAGAACACCAAACAAAAATCCTGCAGCACTGAGGCTCATTAAAACAAGAACTAGATAGTAGACCTGTTGCAACAAGCCAAATCGGCTCAATTTTTCAGCATTCACAATGAGCACAAAAAGAAGCGCCAAAAAGCATAGAAAGGCAACGAAGGAAACCAGCGAATAATTTGGGATTCGGCTTTGTGTCCTTCTCGCATGCATCTTGGGCTGTATGTCTGGTGGCTTCTCATTCTTGGCTTGCTTATTTGTCATGGAGTTAGGCCTTAAACATGGCACCCTTCAAGAAGCACCACGCGACTACAATACCCATGAGCCAACGCCCGAACGAAATAATTTCATATTAGGCTCCAGCTACCACTCAATTGCAGAGGGCCCATTTTTTGCTTATTTTTGTCGCCCTAGCTTATCAGGCTTTTCAACAATCGGAAATCGCTTTCGGGGGTGCACTTTTCTCGTCCCTATCCCCCTACCCCGCCAGACGTTGACGGGATAGGAGATAGAGGGCTCCAAAACTGCCCTCCCTGTCTTAAGAACGACCGTGATCCGAAAAATTGGTGGCCGTGCGAAGTCGCTTGTCCGATTAGCCGATTTCGCAATAGGAGCAAAGACTCTGGCTACAGACTTACATATATGTAAACGATTTCGAATGGTCTCAGCTTTAAAATTCAGAATGACGAAGCGGCGATAGCATTAAACTATTTAGCGTGTAGCTTCATCAAGATTCACCGTACACTTCGCATATCTCCGGCTATGGCCGCGAACGTGACGGATCGGATGTGGAGTGTGGAAAACCTTGTAGCCCTCTGGGAAGTCTACGACCAGCGGAGGGCGGAAAGAGCGGCATAAGAACACAGGAAGCGGATGAAAGAATAGAAGAGGAGAAGGCAAAAAATGCTAGAAAAAGATGAGGCTATAGCGCTTGAACTGTCATGCGCTCTAATAAGGGCTATCTTCACGCCTGGGCTTGGAACTAAGAAGTCTCCAGCAGATGCTGTAAAGACATACCGAGAGATGTTAGCGGAACTGAGAAAAAATAGCTGATCTCAAAGTAGCCCATTACCGATGAGGCAGGACTTTTGCTTGATCGTCGAGGCTGTGGACTCAGCTAAGACCCCTTTACATCACCCTGTCGTCCGTGTACGCACCAGAGCGGCTCGCGCCCGGATCACTGTCAGGTCGGCTTGGGCCTCGGCGCTTCGATGCTTCACTGGACACAATAACTGCGGATCGATCCGTACCAGTCGTGCAAGCGTTCTGGCGTCGATCCGATCATCCTTGCGCCTGCTCTCCCCGATTAGTCGCACGCTGCGCGCGTGCGCCACGATCGCCTCATGACCGAGTTCGCTAAGCAACCGGCTTACCCACGGTGAATGTGTTCCGGTCTCCAGTGCGATGCGGCTCCGAGGCATCGCTCCGAAGATCTCTTTTACCGCCTTAGGCGTCGTGCTCAACCTCTGCTCCATCAGGACGTCACCTGCTTCATCTAGCACGCAATAAAAGCTCGACCTGTCGCCCAGATCCAGAAGTGGTTTGCGTGTCCCATTCTGATAAACACTCGCTGAGAAACAGCGATGTACCGTTGCATAGGCCCCTTTCTCCACCCTAGCAATGGGGTTCAGTTCAGGCTCCCAGACTTTCTTCACCGCTGTTTCAAGCTCCTATTGATTGCTAGTTTCGGTGCAATTTTGCTGACTTGCACAAGGAGCTGCTTCCGGATAATCCACAGTGCCTGGGCCAGCTCGGGGATCGGGATGAGAATAATCGGTAGTATGATGAAGAGCTTTGCGCCGTTTCGCCCTTCCATCTCAACTCTGCTCTAATCGCAAGTTACAATTGGTGTTTGCATGACATTCGATAGTGCCGTAACTCGATTTCTCGCTCTCGTGAAAAAGGTGGAAGCAGCCACCACCGCGCGAAGCGAGAATGATCTTTCCGCGAACCTTGCGAGTTGCCTCCAGGCGCTGGGTCTATCAACCGTGCTAGACACTAGTAGCCCAGGTGGTATGCGCAAGCGACCTGACATTCTGGGCTACGTCAGATCCGAAGACGCGGACCTTGTTCTTCCGGCTGAGATTGTCATCGAATCGAAAAAACCTAATGAACTCTCTGACTATGCCACCATTACAGATGCGGTAAATTCTGGGTGGTTTTGGGCGGAAAAGACTGTTCCATACATACGAGAGAATTTGACACGCATTCAGTACTTTGTCGTGACGACATTCACCTCCTTCGCGATCGTTACGATTTCCGAAGAATTGAGACGTGGCTTCATCGAATGGGTGGCCGGAGAGGACGAATCGCTGCGTAGCGCAGTTCGAGCCAATACGACGACATTCCACCTCTGTTCTCCGCACCATCAGCAGTCGCAATGGCAATCATGGTTAGAATCGCATTTTGAACCTACTCGCATCGCGCCGGTGCCGATCTCCACCATTATTAGCGCTTTCTCTGTAGAGTCCCGGCGAGACCTGGAGAGCTTTGCAGGCGAGTTAGCTGGGTTTGCCGCAGGCAACGATGACATAAGCAGTTCGGGTCTGTTTGAGTCTGTGCGCACGAGACTGCCAGCTTCCTATGAACTTCTAGAGGGCACTACCAAGCGGGATCTTCATATCTTCTTGATGACCCAGTATCCCGGTATGAAACAGACCGCAGTGGAGACTTTGGCGAAAGAGCATCCGCAGGAAGTGGTTTCGGATTTTGTGGCTGCTAGCATCCATTCGCTGATTGGCAGACTCTTCGCATTCAAGGTCATCGAGGACAAATTCTGTGTTTCGGAAACAGATCCACTCATAGACGCGGATCACTGGATTTTCCGTACGACTCGATACGATAGGAAGGCTTCAGAAGAGATTAGAAAAGCTCTGTTTCGTTCACTTCGCGATCTCAAGGATTCCGAATTACTCGCGATTCGGCGATTTGCAGAATACGGCTTCTTTTTTGACTGGATAGAGGATTACGTCGATCCGACTCTGCTTCGTAGGTTGATCGAAATGATAGGAAGCCGTAATTTTGAATCGCTTGAGGGAGACCTGCTTGGACGCTTCTTCGAACTGTACGCGCAGAAAATTAATCGGACCAAACGACGCGCCCTCGGCCAGTATTACACTCCTCAACCTGTGGTCGAGGTGATTTGGAGTCTGGTCGTAAATCTTGTGCACGAACGCGGCGTTGAGAACACGGTGAACGTTTTGGATCCAGGAATGGGTTCCGGAACCTTCTTGACAGAGGGCGTCAGGCAGTTAGCCAAGTCTGGAGTGCCTCGCTTCTGGGATCGTCTGTCCGGGTTCGATCTATCTGCCCAAGTTCTGGGAATAGCGTATGTGAATCTATACGTCGCAATTCTCAGCCAGCTTGACCGTAATCAAGCAGAGCAAGTGGGCGACCTCCATGTTTACGCCACTGACGCTCTCGATCCCCGCAACGGGCAATACTTGAAGCAGATTCTTCCGCTGATTCCGGACGAGAACTACAAGAACTTCATAGAAGAAAGGATTCGGATTAGTGCTGAGGTCAAGCAAAACGGGACGTTCACAGTTGTTATAGGCAATCCTCCGTACCGGAATAATAGCAATCGAACGCTCAGCCAAATGGCATTAGTGTTTCCTGCGCTTTTTGAATCATCTATGGAGAACTCGCGGGCCCAGGAAATAAACCCAAGAGACGACTACGCCTGGTTCTTCGGTGCGGCAGATTTCTATGTCAGGGAGTCAGGCATTATCGCCTTTATCGTCTCGGACTCGTTCGCTCAAAAAAGAAGCTATAGGTACTTCCGACAGGATCTGCTGAGGCGATACCACATTCGCCATTTGATTCGCCTCGGAGGCCAGGTATTTCAAGATGTCGGGCCCAGGATCGACTTCGTAATAGTGGTGCTTGAGAAAAGAAGCGTAGCGCTCGCAGCTCCAAATGAACTTGAAACGCATCCCTACATCGATCTGCGGGGTCTAACAACCGGTGTAGCCCAAAATATCCTTGGTACGGAGCTTGATCCGCGTTTCCTGTTGATGCAAGCAGTATCGAGCGGCGAGCGATCGCTACCGGAGCCTGTCATGGACTCTCCGAGAAAGTCTCTCAACTACTCTCTGTATCCAGTCTCCCCTATCATCGACCGGGTGCGCCTTAATTCTCTGCCTCTCTTTGAAAAGAAGGTGGAGCGCATTTTTGAGTCCAAGTGGCCCGGACTAGTTACAGCGTTCGATGAGTTTTTCAAGGCTGGCTCGAGTATTGAGTTAGAGACAAGGATGACGACATTCTTTGAGCTTTGCAATCGACCTCGTCTTGGTGGGCCCGCGTTTACCGCTGCCGTGGAACGGTGGGGAGGAGAGAACGCTATTGATGAGGACAAATATGAGCGACTTTGCCAGTTGGCGCATCAGGTTCGGCAAAGAGGGCTCGCATTCGTAGCTTCCAATATAAAGCGAGCGCTGGATGGGGCCATGCCAAACAATGTGCGATGGTATCCACCACGGCGCAATTCGGTCTTCGTTTATTACGAAGTACGATTGGACATCCCGAGAAACGAAAACGAGGGGCGCGTTGTAGGATGGGGTACCATGCAGCAGTGGCGCGAGCCGCTGTCACACATAATCAGCCCCAAACTTATATATACGACAGCCTCCAAGCCCCAATACGGACTTAAGGCTTTCGTAGTTGATGACGAATGGTATGTGAAGAAACATGGTGGCATGAGTCAGCAGTACAACTATACGGGGCTCGTGAACCAATCACAGGCGCGGCGGATGGATGGATCGCCAAACAATCTGAACCAGGGCGGACTGAGATTGCTTGAACGATTGCAAGAGGCAAACTTGCCAATGA
Coding sequences within:
- a CDS encoding IS110 family transposase; the protein is MKKVWEPELNPIARVEKGAYATVHRCFSASVYQNGTRKPLLDLGDRSSFYCVLDEAGDVLMEQRLSTTPKAVKEIFGAMPRSRIALETGTHSPWVSRLLSELGHEAIVAHARSVRLIGESRRKDDRIDARTLARLVRIDPQLLCPVKHRSAEAQADLTVIRARAALVRTRTTG
- a CDS encoding HsdM family class I SAM-dependent methyltransferase, which codes for MTFDSAVTRFLALVKKVEAATTARSENDLSANLASCLQALGLSTVLDTSSPGGMRKRPDILGYVRSEDADLVLPAEIVIESKKPNELSDYATITDAVNSGWFWAEKTVPYIRENLTRIQYFVVTTFTSFAIVTISEELRRGFIEWVAGEDESLRSAVRANTTTFHLCSPHHQQSQWQSWLESHFEPTRIAPVPISTIISAFSVESRRDLESFAGELAGFAAGNDDISSSGLFESVRTRLPASYELLEGTTKRDLHIFLMTQYPGMKQTAVETLAKEHPQEVVSDFVAASIHSLIGRLFAFKVIEDKFCVSETDPLIDADHWIFRTTRYDRKASEEIRKALFRSLRDLKDSELLAIRRFAEYGFFFDWIEDYVDPTLLRRLIEMIGSRNFESLEGDLLGRFFELYAQKINRTKRRALGQYYTPQPVVEVIWSLVVNLVHERGVENTVNVLDPGMGSGTFLTEGVRQLAKSGVPRFWDRLSGFDLSAQVLGIAYVNLYVAILSQLDRNQAEQVGDLHVYATDALDPRNGQYLKQILPLIPDENYKNFIEERIRISAEVKQNGTFTVVIGNPPYRNNSNRTLSQMALVFPALFESSMENSRAQEINPRDDYAWFFGAADFYVRESGIIAFIVSDSFAQKRSYRYFRQDLLRRYHIRHLIRLGGQVFQDVGPRIDFVIVVLEKRSVALAAPNELETHPYIDLRGLTTGVAQNILGTELDPRFLLMQAVSSGERSLPEPVMDSPRKSLNYSLYPVSPIIDRVRLNSLPLFEKKVERIFESKWPGLVTAFDEFFKAGSSIELETRMTTFFELCNRPRLGGPAFTAAVERWGGENAIDEDKYERLCQLAHQVRQRGLAFVASNIKRALDGAMPNNVRWYPPRRNSVFVYYEVRLDIPRNENEGRVVGWGTMQQWREPLSHIISPKLIYTTASKPQYGLKAFVVDDEWYVKKHGGMSQQYNYTGLVNQSQARRMDGSPNNLNQGGLRLLERLQEANLPMNALNFYVAAIYNSEIASEFLEEASSGTPFAIRIPSSNQLEIARDLACAGNRMRDIFWLQHIVEGSEQVEASSLAQFEPDILDSVGLVKQTIQSRGFRSRETYAIPTSLNLRIQDQTGPIQEEIDRLASELYS